CTTCGTTTGTTCACGATCATATAATCTTTTTGATAAAGCGGGCCCGCCGTCGGGATGCGGAACATGGGGGCTTGGTAGGCCCAGAACGTTCCCAGACGAGGCGCGGAAGGAACGCGCACAGGGCTATATTTGAAGTCTCTGCGTTTATGGTAGGCGCCTTCGGCTGAGTAATGCGCGGGCTGAGTCGCGAAGAATCGATACAATTGAATCAATTCAAAAACTTGAAACAGGGTGAGCAGACACATGCCAAGACCGCAAAGCAAACGAACGGATTTGCGGGAATAGGCAATGAAGAGCGAGACTGATGCGTAAGCCAGGATGAGCAACCATACATTGGATACAAGGTTTTCTTCAACCCAGTTCTTGTATTTAAGAATCGATTCAGTTGATTGGTCGGATGGTAAATTATTGGCGTACAAAAAAAGCAAGACGCAGTGCAGAACAAAGACGCATGCCAGAACAGGAAGCGTCCGATCTTTTAATGTTTGACTGGATTCGTAGAGAATGAAAGTTTCTTTAACAATCAGGGCCAATAGCACAGTCCAGAAAACATAGAAGTATCCAAGAAAAATCAATGGAACGCGGATGGTTTTATATCCGGGGAAATACTGCAGTATGGCATCGTAGAGAAAGCTTGGCGTCGCCATGATGCAGATCAGCGCTATCACAAGGTATAAGATCAGATTCTTGTAGGGCGATTGGGACTGTTTGAAAAGGCAGACGATCAGAATCAGCGGTACGAGTCCGAGCAGTAAGACCACCTCCCATTGCGTATACATTCCCATAAAATATCGTATATCGGCAAAGGGGAAGAGGGCGCTGATCAGGTAATCGCCGGCCGCAAAAAAATGTTGTTTGGGTTGGAATAAGGAGCTGTTCGAGATGTGAACCATCAAATCATAAGCGTTGTACACATCGACGCGAAGATAACCAAAATCTTCTGAGTCTGAGGATACCAATCTTCCAAGGGTGTAGAAAAAAGGGCCGGATAAAATCAGGAGCATGACGACCCCCAGACTTCCTTTCACCCAGCCAATGGCGTTAAGGATTTTTAAGAAGGAGCGATTGCCGTAAAAAGGAATGGCGAAAAGAACCGCGATCAAGCCAAGGATCAAGAGAATATAACTCAGGTTCTTCAGGGGGATGATCCCGACGACAAAAAATCCGGCGATGAACCCGGCGATTTTCAGTATGAAAATTATTCTATGAGACAGGTCGGGAACAGGAAATTTTCTTAACAGCATTCGTTTCTGGCTGATTGAAAAGTAGTAAGCCAGAAGAAGAAACAGAACGATGAATAAATAACTGGGGATATGATTGTAGAGAGAGATTCCCGTCACATAACAGAGAGAGATAAACAGCCATCCCTTGTGTTCACTGCGCGTTCGAGGAGAAAAAAGCTTCAGCAAAAATAGAAAAATAAACGGGAAATAGATCGCGCTGAGCCAGACGCCGTGTTGTCGTAAAGAATTACTGCCGATCACGAACAGGGTGAACGTCGCTCCGAGGAGGGCCGCCCAGCGGTTCTCTGAAATGTGGCAGGCTAAAAGATAAATTCCCCAATAATAGATGAAAAGTCTGAGCAGGTGGTTCCAGTGGTAGACGTCCAGAGCCGAGGCGTCGAAAATCCATATCAAGGGAACCATGAGCGTTACGGTCGGGTCGAGCAGGCTCAGCACGTTGTAACTAGGATAGAAGGCGGTTCCAGAAAAACTGTAAGGGTCCCAGAGAGGCAACTCACCGTTTGCGAGGGAGAGCAGGTAGTAATTAAAATTTCCGTACCAGAAAATACTGTCGTGAGTCATTAAAGACTCGCCGGTGACAAATACATTGTTAAAAGTGTACAGAAAAAGGATCGGCGGCAACAGCGCGGGAGCCCATAGGGGAAGTCTGAAAGATTGGGTTGTTGAAGACGGTCCCATTCAGAACGCGGGGAGTGTGGGTTGTCGGCTGGGCAATCTGACTGGCGAATTTGAAAAACGCATCTGTGAAAGCATAGCCTATGGCCGATGCCAAATCAATTCTGAATGAGTTTTAAGCGAAGAGTTGAGGTCGTCAGGTATTGATTCACTTCTTCGCCAGGATCATTTACCATGAAATCACCTATGGCAATTAAGGGAAGATGAATGAACACTGTTTTAAAAGCTGATGACGAACGGTAAACGACTCATTCTCGTGGTGGGCAAGGAAGGCTCGGCAGTGATCATTGAGTTCGCCGATCTGGCGTCCATGCAATGTTTGCGACAGGAAGCCGAGTCGAAAGGCTTGACCTGCAAACAGATCGGGATAGAAGACTACCTTCCCACCTATCGCGGGCGGCGGTATTTTGATATGCAAAATCCCATCACGAAAAAATTGTTCAATCTTGACTATTTGATCCAGGCCTGGGAGAGCGATAAAAATCATCACGATGGCGAGGGCGGAGTTGATGAATGGTTCATTCATTGAAAGGCTACCCTCAAATCCCCTTGTTTTTCCCCGTATTTTAAATTTCCTCCATATTTCTTAGCCTCGACGCTCATTTTTAGGCGAATTGTGTCGTTAAACACGGCATGTCCCTTCAGTGGGACAAAAGCCTCAAACCTTTTGCGTCGAGTTCAATGGAAATCCAGTCTTCATTTTCAAATTCTTCCTCGCTGTTGGAGCAAACCGCCTTCGAGGGCAAGCTGGATGTATCCAACGCTTCCAAGCTCAAAATAAAAACGGCGGAAGGCGATTTAGTAACCCTGTCATCGCGATCAAAAAATGCCTTGGAAGAGTCGGCGAAAAGTTCATTGAAGAGCGATGGGACGCTGACGCAGGAGTTTTCCAGCGCCTCGCTGGCCGCCTCGAATTATTCGATTCTGGTGCAAGGGGATCTGAATGAGGAAGAGCTGGCGGCGATTCAGGAGTTAACCGCGCGGGTTTCGCCCATCGCAGAGAAATTTTTCAATAATGAGGAATTCAGCCTGGAAGAAACAGGCAATGCGCTGGCGCAGTCTCTAGGCGTGTTACAGGAGATTGAACTGGAATTTCAGCAAACTATCACGGCCAGCTATTCAGAGGCGCAATTCAGTCGCCAGCCGGTAGAGGGGACGCCGCAAGGTCAGCCCTTGCCGCCAAGCGCGGGATTGAGAGATATCGCCGGATTGTTTTTCTCTGTGGTGGATGCGGAATTTTCAAAGCAGGCCTCCGCTTTGACCGGTAGCGCGGGCACGCTCAAATCTTTGGAAGAACTGGCGTTCATGCTCAAGGAAAAGCTGAAGGAACTGCTTGAAGAAAATGAGACGCCGCCGATCGTTCCCGATTCAGATACGCCGCCCACACCTGCCGAAAACGCTACATTGATCTAGTCGGCGCTCAGCTCAGCGCTCTTCGGAAACCCGCCTGTTTGGCGTCCTCTGCAGAACAAAACCAGCGTTCCCCGGTATCCGTCGATTCATTGATCGTCGTCTTGTCGTACCATTTATCGCCGGGTAGATGGAAAATTTTCTCTCCCTTTGCATTGACATTGCCCTTCACCGCACACCAAACGCCTTGATCGGAGGCTTTCAGGGAAACCTCTTCCTCACTGAAAAGTAAAAAAGAGAGAATGCCAAAAATCACGCCTGAAAGGATAACGATAATTTTAGACGGTTTCTTTTCGGGAATTTTGGGCGTTTCGGTCTGAGTCGATGTTGCGTCATCTTTATGGCTGATGGCTTCCGGCGGCGAATCGATATCAGCGCTGGCGCCGGGGAACTGGATGAGATTGTTCAGGAACTGATTTTTTTCCTGACTCTTCATGTCAGCAAGAGACTTTGGGTTGTCCATCATGTAGTTATGCAGTCCGCGAACGGTTTCCCGAATCATCTCCTGCAATTCGGGGTCGCCGTGCTCCATCATCTCTCTGATTTTCAATGAAAGCTCTTCGGCGATCATTTCATCTTTTTCGTTCACAACAGGCTCTCAAAAAATTCGTTGAATAGTTCCTGAATTAAAAATTAAACCCAAAACGCCAAATGCACAAGGCAAATATATTCGCAATGGCCCTTGTGTTCAGAACTCCAAAAAACAGGGGTGAAGCTGGCGGATATAGGCGAGGATCGTTGTTCAGGCTTTGATGATTTTTTTTGATTGGATGGAGGCGCAGGCGTTACGGGTATCGACGACGATATTCGATCTGCGAACAATCATTTCATAGTCGTATTGCGAATGATCCGTCAGGATGACCGTCATATCAAAATTTCCTATCGTGTCCAATGAAACGCTTTGCTTGCCCAGAAAATGTTTGAACTCGCGTTTGTCTCCGACTTTGGAGATGAAAGGATCGTTGAACTCCACCACGGCGCCTTCCTGAATCAGTCGATCCATGATGCGATAACTCACCGACTCGCGGTCGTCGTCCACATCCTTTTTATAGGCGAGTCCGAGGATGAGAATCCGGCTCCCTTGCAGGCTTTTTCCTGAGCGGTTGAGACCGTCCTGAATTTTTTGCATGACATAGACGGGCATGCCCACGTTGATCTCTCCCGCCAGTTCGATGAAGCGTGTGGTGATGCCGTACTCTCTCGCCTTCCAAGTCAGATAGAAGGGGTCGATGGGAATGCAATGGCCTCCCAGACCGGGGCCAGGTTTGAAGGGCATGAAGCCAAACGGTTTGGTCGCGGCGGCGTCGATGGCTTCCCAGACATCGACTCCCATGCGGTCGAAGATAATTTTCATTTCATTGACCAGAGCGATGTTGACGGAGCGAAAAATATTTTCCATCAATTTTGCGGATTCAGCGGTCATCGTGTCGGAGACGGGAACGACTTGCGAAACGAGCGATCCGTATAAGGCGCACGCGGCTTTCAATCCAACTTCGCTGTCGGAGCCGACCACTCTGGGAATGTCCTGAGTCTGGAAATTTTTATTCGCCGGGTCTTCGCGTTCCGGAGCGTAAGCGACATGAAAATCTTTGTTCGCAATGAGCTTGCTATGCGATTCCAGCGCGGGCGTCAGGTAATCTTTAGTCGCTCCCGGAAAGACCGTGGATTCGAGAACGATCAATTGACCCGCCTTCAAGTGCGGCCCAATTTCTGCCGCCGTCGAAAGCACAAAACTGAGGTCGGGTTCCCGGTGTCGCGTCAGGGGCGTCGGTACGCAGATCAGAATACAGTCGAGTTCATTGGCGCTGGAAAAATCACAGGAAAACTGAATTCGTTTTTCAGCAAGCAGGGATTGAATGGAATCTGAAGGAATATGACGTATGTAGCTGAGGCCCTTTTGAAGCTGATCGACCTTGTTCGCGTCGATATCCAGACCGCGCGTCTGGAAGCCCACTTTGGCAAGGGCGAGAAGGATGGGCAGGCCGACATAGCCGAGACCGATCACGCCGATCGTTGCGGATTTGTTTTGAATGCGGTCGATGAGCATGGCTGTCAATTGATTTGAGGGAGGCGCGCCTGCTTGTTGCAGGATGCGCAGAAATGCGAGGCGTCAAGCGTACAGCCGCATTGACAGACCCAGCCTTGTATTTTACCGGGGTTTCCATAGACCAGCGCCTGATCGGGTACGTCTTCCAGCACCACGGCGCCCATGCCTATGAAGGCGTTGCTCCCAATGGTGATGCCGCAACGGATGGTGGCGTTCGCTCCGATGGTCGCGCCTTTCATCACCCGCGTTTCCTGAAACTGATCTTTCCTTGGAATCGCGCTGCGCGGGTTGATGACATTGGTGAAGACGCAGGAAGGACCGCAGAAGACGTCGTCTTCCAGGGTCACGCCTTCGTAAAGGGAAACGTTGTTTTGTATCTTCACGTTATTGCCGATAGAAACATTCGGGCCGATCACGACGTTCTGACCAATGTTGCAGGCCTCGCCAATCGAGACGCCGGAAAGGATGTGGGAAAACCGCCAGATTTTTGTGCGCTCGCCGATGGAACAATCCTCTTCGACGGAACTGGTCTCGTGCAGGAAGTAATTTTTCTCCTGCGGTTTTGGGATCGATGGAGGAGCCGTCAAACTGTTCTGGGCGCGTTCTAGAACGCGCAAGGTCTTCACGCCTTCCGCGCCGTCGGTATAAAACGTTTTGCCATGAGTGATAGCGTCCAGAAATGCTCTGCACTCTGCGAGCAAAGGTTCTTCCCATTGACTCGTCAGATCAATCGCGCGGCCTTCCTTTTTCTCAGATATGGGAGTGCCTGCTTTCCAGTGAATCTGGTGAGGGTAGACGACCAGTTTGTTTTCCAGCGCCGCGGTGTCGTCAAACACCGCCATCTGTTGATCTCCCGTCACCACAAGTTTCTGTTCTTTGAAAGGGTTGAGCCAGGAAACAAAAATATGAGCCGCCACGCCGGACGCAAAGCGCAGATGCGTCAGGGTCGCGTCGGCGATCTCGGGGTGCAAAATGTTCGAACCCATGGCCTGAACGGATTCCGGTTCTTCGTTGACGAGGGAGAGAATGAGAGAAATATCATGCGGGGCGAAGGACCACAGAATATTTTCCTCCCTGCGGATCTTGCCAAGGTTCAAACGATTGGAATAGATGTATTGCAGTTTTCCAAGTTCGCCGTTCGCGACCATTGTTTTCAAGCGTAGGATCGCCGGGTGATAATGCAGGATGTGCCCGACAAATAAAACGCGTTGCCGCTCCGTCGCCAGTCGGGCCAGCTCTTCTCCCTCCTCTGCGTTGAGCGCCAAAGGTTTTTCGACGAAGACATGTTTGCCCGCCAGCAAGGCGTCGCGAACCATGGAATGGTGCATGACCGCCGGAGTTGCGATGACAATCGCATGAATATCATCGCGAGATAACACGCTGGCGAAAGATTCCGTCGTTTCAATTCCCTTGCTCAAAGCGTCGTTACGCGCCGCTTCAGAAGGATCGCAGACCAGACGCAGCACGCCCAGCGTTGAAAAATTTCTCGCCAGATTTTTGCCCCAGTATCCGGCCCCCACCAGCGCTAGATTGACGGTTTCATTCAAGATGCGATTCCCCGGAAGTTGTCGAAGGACTTGGAATTGCCTGAGGCGCGTTTGCATCATTGCTTTGCGCTTCCAGACAACGTTGTAATGCGTCGCGCCAGCGCGGCATGAACACCTGAAACGTTGTTTCGAGTTTTCTGTTATTCAAGACCCAGTAGGGCGGGCGTTGCGCCGGAGTGGGATACTCCGATGTCGGGATGGCTTGCAACTCAGGGCCTACTCCGTCGGATAACTGGAATATGGCCTCGGCGAATCCATACCAGCTGGTTTCTCCCGCGCAGGTCATATGGTAAATGCCGCGCGTGTCCTGCATCGCCTCCTGTAACGAGGCCTGTTGCGTCGATGCGGATTGGATAACGTCTGCGGTGGCTTGAGCGATGGAGGCGCACCAGCTGGGAGCGCCGGTCTGGTCGGAGACGACGCGAATGGTATTTCTTTCTCCCGCGAGACGTTGCATGGTGAGGAGAAAATTTTTAGACCGATTGCCGTAGATTCCGCTGACGCGAAAAATCCAGTACGGCGCCTCTGTGCGGGCGATCTCCCGCTCTCCCTCCAGCTTGGTTTCTCCGTAAACGTTGAGCGGATTGGGGGCGTCGTCTTCCGTGTAGGGTCGAGACTGGGCGCCGTCGAAAACATAATCGGTGGAGTAATGGATCAATCCGGCGCGGCATTGCAAGGCGGCTTGCGCGAGCAGGCCCGGGGCGACGGCGTTGACCCGGTGAGCGGTTTCATTGTCTGTCTCAGCGGCGTCGACTGCGGTGTAGGCGGCGGCGTTGACAATCAGGTCTGGATTCAACGCCAGGATTCGAGGAACGATGGTATCGGATGCGTCCAAATCCAGATGGGTTCGATCCCAAGCGGTCACCCGACCCAATGGGGCCAGCGTTTTCTGCAATTCAAAACCCACCTGCCCATTTTTTCCCAGAATTAAAATATGCATGGCGATTGCGCAAGAGAACGAATGTGTTGGAACGTCAAATTGTTTTGTCGCGTTGAGTCAGCTCAAGCAGGTATTCACCGTACCTGTTTTTCTTGAGAGGTTCCGCCAGTTTGATGAGGTCGCTGTCGTTGATCCAGCCTTTTTTGTAGGCGATTTCTTCAGGGCAACAGATTTTTAAACCCTGACGTTTTTCTATGGTCTCGACAAAATTACCTGCGTCGAGCAGGGAATCGTGCGAACCCGTATCGAGCCAGGCATAGCCTTGGCCCAGTCGCTCCACCGTCAATTCGCCTTTTTCCAGATAAGCGCGATTGACGTCGGTGATTTCAAGTTCGCCGCGCGGCGAGGGCTTCAAATTCGATGCAATGTCGACCACCCGGTTGTCGTAAAAGTACAATCCGGTCACCGCGTAATTGGATTTGGGTTTCTCCGGTTTTTCTTCGATACTCGTCACCGTTCCATTCGCGTCGAATTCAGCGACGCCGTACAATTGCGGGTCGCGCACCCAGTAGCCAAACACCGTGGCGCCGTGATCGCGATGGGCGGCGTTATGGAGCAGGTCGATCAGGCCGGAGCCGTAAAACACGTTGTCGCCCAGAGCCAGACAGCAACCTTCGCCGTCGATAAAATCTTTGCCGATGATGAAGGCCTGCGCGAGTCCTTCGGGTTTGGGCTGGGCGGCGTAAGAAATCTGGATGCCCCATTGCGATCCGTCCGACAGCAAACCTTTGAACTGGTCTTGAGATTCCGGCGTGGTGATGACCAGAACCTCCTGAATATCAGCGAGCATCAGGACGCTGAGCGGATAATAGATCATCGGCTTGTCGTAAAGCGGCATGAGTTGCTTGCTGACGGATTGGGTGAGCGGGTAGAGCCGGGTGCCGCTCCCTCCTGCGAGTATGATTCCTTTGCGTATCATGCCTTATCCTGAAACCTGTGAGTTCAATCCCAAACGTTCGCCGCGATATTCGCCAGAGAGAGCGCGCGCGACCCATTCGGGGTTATCCAGATACCATTGAACGGTTTTGCGAAGTCCCGACTCGAAATCTTCGATCGGTTCCCAGCCCAGTTCGGTTTTGATCTTGCTTGCGTCGATCGCGTAGCGCAGGTCGTGCCCGGGTCGATCCGAAACGAAAGTGATCAGGGATTCGTGCGGCGCGTGCGGCGA
This window of the Candidatus Nitrohelix vancouverensis genome carries:
- a CDS encoding Gfo/Idh/MocA family oxidoreductase yields the protein MNETVNLALVGAGYWGKNLARNFSTLGVLRLVCDPSEAARNDALSKGIETTESFASVLSRDDIHAIVIATPAVMHHSMVRDALLAGKHVFVEKPLALNAEEGEELARLATERQRVLFVGHILHYHPAILRLKTMVANGELGKLQYIYSNRLNLGKIRREENILWSFAPHDISLILSLVNEEPESVQAMGSNILHPEIADATLTHLRFASGVAAHIFVSWLNPFKEQKLVVTGDQQMAVFDDTAALENKLVVYPHQIHWKAGTPISEKKEGRAIDLTSQWEEPLLAECRAFLDAITHGKTFYTDGAEGVKTLRVLERAQNSLTAPPSIPKPQEKNYFLHETSSVEEDCSIGERTKIWRFSHILSGVSIGEACNIGQNVVIGPNVSIGNNVKIQNNVSLYEGVTLEDDVFCGPSCVFTNVINPRSAIPRKDQFQETRVMKGATIGANATIRCGITIGSNAFIGMGAVVLEDVPDQALVYGNPGKIQGWVCQCGCTLDASHFCASCNKQARLPQIN
- the rfbD gene encoding dTDP-4-dehydrorhamnose reductase, translating into MHILILGKNGQVGFELQKTLAPLGRVTAWDRTHLDLDASDTIVPRILALNPDLIVNAAAYTAVDAAETDNETAHRVNAVAPGLLAQAALQCRAGLIHYSTDYVFDGAQSRPYTEDDAPNPLNVYGETKLEGEREIARTEAPYWIFRVSGIYGNRSKNFLLTMQRLAGERNTIRVVSDQTGAPSWCASIAQATADVIQSASTQQASLQEAMQDTRGIYHMTCAGETSWYGFAEAIFQLSDGVGPELQAIPTSEYPTPAQRPPYWVLNNRKLETTFQVFMPRWRDALQRCLEAQSNDANAPQAIPSPSTTSGESHLE
- the rfbA gene encoding glucose-1-phosphate thymidylyltransferase RfbA → MIRKGIILAGGSGTRLYPLTQSVSKQLMPLYDKPMIYYPLSVLMLADIQEVLVITTPESQDQFKGLLSDGSQWGIQISYAAQPKPEGLAQAFIIGKDFIDGEGCCLALGDNVFYGSGLIDLLHNAAHRDHGATVFGYWVRDPQLYGVAEFDANGTVTSIEEKPEKPKSNYAVTGLYFYDNRVVDIASNLKPSPRGELEITDVNRAYLEKGELTVERLGQGYAWLDTGSHDSLLDAGNFVETIEKRQGLKICCPEEIAYKKGWINDSDLIKLAEPLKKNRYGEYLLELTQRDKTI
- a CDS encoding YfhO family protein — protein: MTHDSIFWYGNFNYYLLSLANGELPLWDPYSFSGTAFYPSYNVLSLLDPTVTLMVPLIWIFDASALDVYHWNHLLRLFIYYWGIYLLACHISENRWAALLGATFTLFVIGSNSLRQHGVWLSAIYFPFIFLFLLKLFSPRTRSEHKGWLFISLCYVTGISLYNHIPSYLFIVLFLLLAYYFSISQKRMLLRKFPVPDLSHRIIFILKIAGFIAGFFVVGIIPLKNLSYILLILGLIAVLFAIPFYGNRSFLKILNAIGWVKGSLGVVMLLILSGPFFYTLGRLVSSDSEDFGYLRVDVYNAYDLMVHISNSSLFQPKQHFFAAGDYLISALFPFADIRYFMGMYTQWEVVLLLGLVPLILIVCLFKQSQSPYKNLILYLVIALICIMATPSFLYDAILQYFPGYKTIRVPLIFLGYFYVFWTVLLALIVKETFILYESSQTLKDRTLPVLACVFVLHCVLLFLYANNLPSDQSTESILKYKNWVEENLVSNVWLLILAYASVSLFIAYSRKSVRLLCGLGMCLLTLFQVFELIQLYRFFATQPAHYSAEGAYHKRRDFKYSPVRVPSAPRLGTFWAYQAPMFRIPTAGPLYQKDYMIVNKRSFDFIRWVPVENQRVLSGIGAQRFGFFDDITIVPNSMEALKQIANMTPDELGKLAIIERSMADTLTAEQTLNYKTLPPPPPLPELANLYNQLTRLYTKKLQIGFKNWPPDKEIVQQDADPAEIGRNPIPSKSENGRIFLPTHNRDFDLNWPWDDEHLGYFQGYINHLDSSRFSLAYFAHAFLPVSSEPESENRFCFSNKYNDGTIPNSNEEPSPYSPQPNLCAVDKRDNEISISNKLWFISYIKEINFFKENQKEKENLWIISLDPETTTPDASPYARDEPTQVTDFGPNYIKFEINNSKGGLFYYADAYSKDWKAWVDGEPMPVLRANFNYKAVYLEEGSHTLEFKFKPTLFIYIVCIFMMTSIVGLIIPARSLMRK
- a CDS encoding nucleotide sugar dehydrogenase; this encodes MLIDRIQNKSATIGVIGLGYVGLPILLALAKVGFQTRGLDIDANKVDQLQKGLSYIRHIPSDSIQSLLAEKRIQFSCDFSSANELDCILICVPTPLTRHREPDLSFVLSTAAEIGPHLKAGQLIVLESTVFPGATKDYLTPALESHSKLIANKDFHVAYAPEREDPANKNFQTQDIPRVVGSDSEVGLKAACALYGSLVSQVVPVSDTMTAESAKLMENIFRSVNIALVNEMKIIFDRMGVDVWEAIDAAATKPFGFMPFKPGPGLGGHCIPIDPFYLTWKAREYGITTRFIELAGEINVGMPVYVMQKIQDGLNRSGKSLQGSRILILGLAYKKDVDDDRESVSYRIMDRLIQEGAVVEFNDPFISKVGDKREFKHFLGKQSVSLDTIGNFDMTVILTDHSQYDYEMIVRRSNIVVDTRNACASIQSKKIIKA